A single Bacteroidota bacterium DNA region contains:
- the secE gene encoding preprotein translocase subunit SecE has product MSKIKTYIEETSSELLTKVSWPTWSELQGSAVVVFIASIIISLVVLAMDLSSSKLMELYYGIFK; this is encoded by the coding sequence ATGAGCAAAATAAAAACATATATAGAGGAAACTTCCAGCGAGTTATTAACCAAGGTTTCTTGGCCTACATGGTCAGAACTACAAGGTAGCGCTGTTGTTGTTTTTATTGCCTCAATTATTATATCATTAGTTGTTTTGGCAATGGATTTAAGCTCTAGCAAATTGATGGAGTTGTATTACGGTATTTTCAAGTAA